The DNA region TGCATTCCCAGTTAAGGCCAAGGTCTTATAAATATCATGTTCAGTGAGATGATATTGTGCCATTTCTTCATCCGATCGATTCATACCAGCGTTAAAAACAATCGTTTCATATGGCACGCCAGCCTTATCTAAAATTTGCTCAACTAAAATTTTCTTAATGCGTGTTTTTTTAGCCATCACTTCCCCCTCAATTGGTCATTTTCATTATACAACATCTATCATTTGGAGAGGCATTTCCTCTGCCTCAACAAAATGCAATTTGCACAATCTTAAAAAGTCGACTATACTAATCGTAATTTCAATTATCTGGGGTGCCAATTTGGCTGAGAAATACCCATTGAACCTGATGATGGTAATGCATCCGAAGGGAGATACATCTTTTAATTGCCTTTTTTGGTCAACGACGATGTGCTCTATCATCAGTCGATGGCCATTTTTTATTTACCTCAGGCTGTGCAAAAAAAGGAGTCGGGTTCATGAATACTGTCACTGAATTACAAACTAAAATGCAACAAGTCGTCAGCGTAGTTAAATCAACAACGCCACTCGCACCGTCAATCACAAACACTGTGACGATTAATTTTGTCGCCAATACCCAACTTGCTGTTGGTGGTAGTGCGGCAATGATTTATTTACCAGATGAGGGAATCACACTAGCCCAAATGGCTAACTCGTTTTACCTTAATTCAGGTACCTTGGAACCCTTTTATACTGAGACCTTTCCAGCGACAGCCAAGGCCATGCACGAGCAACATAAGAATTGGGTGCTCGATCCAGTTGCACTCGGCATTGGTACCATGCGTACCAACTTGATGCACGAATTCAAAAGTTACAAGCCAACGATTATTAAAGGTAATGCGTCAGAAATTATCGCACTGGCTTCTTTGTGGGAATTGATTCATCATCAAGATTCAACGGTTAAGGGTGTCGACACGACAGATACCGTGGACGCTGCACGACAGGCTGCCGTTGCATTAGCCCAATATACAAGCGGAGCGGTAGTCGTTAGCGGAACTGACGATTTGGTAACTGATGGCCAACAGGTTATCATGTCACACGGCGGTAGTCCCATGATGGGGCTCATTACTGGTGCTGGTTGTTCACTTGGGGGCGTCATCAATGTTTATGCCACTAGTACTGACCCATTAACAGCTGCCCTCACTGGTGTTCAGATCTACAATTTAGCTGGTCAGCGCGCTGCAGAATTGGCCAATGGTCCTGCTAGCTTCCAAACAGCTTTCATCGATGCACTCTATCATGCCACCGCTGAAGAAATCGCCCACAATCCCTTTGATGTGGAGGCAATCTAAATGAACACCTTAATTTCAGTTGCAATTGCC from Weissella diestrammenae includes:
- the thiM gene encoding hydroxyethylthiazole kinase, which translates into the protein MNTVTELQTKMQQVVSVVKSTTPLAPSITNTVTINFVANTQLAVGGSAAMIYLPDEGITLAQMANSFYLNSGTLEPFYTETFPATAKAMHEQHKNWVLDPVALGIGTMRTNLMHEFKSYKPTIIKGNASEIIALASLWELIHHQDSTVKGVDTTDTVDAARQAAVALAQYTSGAVVVSGTDDLVTDGQQVIMSHGGSPMMGLITGAGCSLGGVINVYATSTDPLTAALTGVQIYNLAGQRAAELANGPASFQTAFIDALYHATAEEIAHNPFDVEAI